A genomic window from Prochlorococcus sp. RS04 includes:
- the hsdR gene encoding EcoAI/FtnUII family type I restriction enzme subunit R, translating to MNEADTRAELIDPKLLEAGWKTDSAMCVRVRREYQINDGEIRAGGIRTGKLIADYILEYKNIKLAVIEAKSDELEVGEGVAQAKLYAQKLRIKNSYATNGKEIYEINQESKTEGIVSSFPSPEELWNRTFKETNEWTDRFNAIPFEDNNGTMQARYYQELAVNRVVHAIANNKDRVLLTLATGTGKTFIAFQIAWKLFKSRWTVQRNANRQPRILFLADRNILANQAFLDFGAFEEDALVRINPKDIAKNKEVPKNGSIFFTIFQTFMSGEKDEPYFGQYEKDFFDLVIIDECHRGGANDESSWRDILKHFSSAVHLGLTATPKRNNNADTYKYFGDPVFVYSLKEGIKDGFLTPFKVKRIQTTIDEYQYTNDDEILEGEVEEDRIYEEQDFNRSIVIEERERKRVQELLSVINHDEKTLVFCATQPHAGLIRNLINQESNNKPVDYCVRVTAKDAAIGETYLKQFQDNEKLIPTILTTSRKLSTGVNARNVRNVVLLRPVNNMIEFKQIIGRGTRLFEGKYYFTIIDFVNAYKLFNDPEWDGEPIEPDPPVKRTKKDDGDDKGKDDGGNDSGDDHEDTPKKVRIKLSDGKFREIQSMKSTYFYLDGKPVSPEEFLKNLFEKLKLPDLFKSEFELRTLWANPLTRKELLEKLEKEGCHIDDLKKLQELINAKNSDIFDVLEYIAYSKKPIPRKLRVETNKSKILNLLNENEREFVEYILRNYIDVGEDELDVSKLSTVIRAKYGSISAAQEKLGTAQNIQKTFIDFQQYLYQEIRV from the coding sequence ATGAATGAAGCCGATACCAGAGCTGAACTTATTGATCCAAAGCTTTTAGAAGCTGGATGGAAAACTGATAGTGCAATGTGTGTTCGTGTACGTCGTGAATATCAAATCAATGATGGAGAAATAAGAGCTGGTGGTATTCGTACTGGAAAATTAATTGCTGATTATATTCTTGAATATAAGAATATAAAACTTGCTGTAATAGAAGCTAAGAGTGATGAACTAGAAGTTGGTGAAGGAGTAGCTCAAGCAAAACTTTATGCACAAAAACTAAGAATTAAAAATAGTTATGCAACTAATGGGAAAGAAATTTATGAAATAAATCAAGAGTCAAAAACTGAAGGAATAGTATCTTCCTTTCCCTCACCAGAAGAACTTTGGAACAGAACTTTTAAAGAAACTAACGAGTGGACTGATCGATTTAATGCAATACCTTTTGAGGACAATAATGGAACAATGCAAGCTCGCTATTATCAGGAACTTGCAGTTAATCGTGTAGTTCATGCGATTGCAAATAATAAAGATAGAGTTTTACTAACCCTTGCTACTGGAACTGGAAAAACATTTATTGCTTTTCAGATTGCATGGAAATTATTTAAAAGCAGATGGACTGTACAAAGAAATGCTAATCGTCAACCTCGTATCCTTTTTCTAGCTGATAGAAATATTCTTGCTAATCAAGCATTCTTAGATTTTGGAGCTTTTGAAGAAGATGCATTAGTGCGTATAAATCCAAAAGATATTGCAAAGAATAAAGAGGTCCCAAAAAACGGAAGTATTTTCTTTACTATTTTTCAGACCTTCATGAGTGGAGAAAAAGATGAACCTTATTTTGGTCAATATGAAAAAGATTTCTTTGATTTAGTCATTATTGATGAGTGTCATCGAGGTGGTGCTAATGACGAAAGTAGTTGGCGCGATATTTTAAAGCATTTTTCAAGTGCAGTTCATTTAGGTCTTACTGCTACTCCAAAGAGAAATAATAATGCAGATACTTATAAATATTTTGGTGATCCCGTATTTGTTTACAGCCTTAAAGAAGGTATTAAAGATGGATTTTTAACTCCCTTCAAAGTAAAAAGAATTCAAACCACTATCGATGAATATCAATATACAAATGATGATGAAATTCTTGAAGGAGAAGTGGAAGAAGATCGTATTTATGAAGAACAAGATTTTAATCGTTCGATTGTAATTGAAGAACGAGAAAGAAAGCGGGTACAAGAATTACTTTCTGTGATAAATCATGATGAAAAAACACTAGTTTTCTGTGCGACTCAACCGCACGCTGGATTAATTAGAAATCTTATAAATCAGGAATCTAACAATAAACCAGTTGATTATTGTGTACGTGTTACAGCTAAAGATGCTGCCATTGGAGAAACATATTTAAAACAATTTCAAGATAATGAAAAATTAATTCCTACAATTCTCACCACCAGCAGAAAACTTAGTACGGGAGTAAATGCACGAAATGTAAGGAATGTAGTTTTGCTTCGTCCAGTAAATAATATGATCGAGTTTAAACAAATAATTGGAAGAGGTACAAGGTTATTTGAAGGGAAATATTATTTCACAATCATCGACTTTGTTAATGCATATAAGTTGTTTAATGATCCAGAGTGGGATGGTGAACCGATAGAACCAGACCCCCCTGTGAAGAGGACAAAAAAAGATGATGGTGATGATAAAGGGAAAGATGATGGTGGTAATGATAGTGGTGATGATCATGAAGATACACCAAAAAAAGTTCGTATAAAGTTGAGTGATGGTAAATTCAGAGAAATTCAAAGTATGAAAAGTACATACTTTTATCTAGATGGAAAACCTGTTAGTCCAGAAGAATTCCTCAAGAATTTATTTGAAAAATTAAAACTCCCAGACTTATTCAAAAGTGAATTTGAATTACGTACTTTATGGGCGAATCCACTAACTAGAAAAGAGTTATTAGAAAAGCTTGAAAAAGAAGGTTGTCATATAGATGATTTAAAGAAATTACAAGAACTAATTAATGCAAAAAATAGCGATATTTTTGATGTCCTCGAATACATTGCTTATTCAAAAAAACCTATCCCTAGGAAATTAAGGGTAGAAACTAATAAATCTAAGATATTGAATTTATTAAATGAAAATGAAAGAGAATTTGTTGAATATATTTTAAGAAATTATATTGATGTAGGTGAAGATGAACTCGACGTAAGCAAATTAAGTACCGTAATAAGAGCAAAATATGGAAGCATAAGTGCCGCCCAGGAAAAGCTAGGAACTGCTCAAAATATTCAAAAAACTTTCATTGATTTTCAGCAATATCTTTATCAAGAAATTAGAGTATAA
- the pyrR gene encoding bifunctional pyr operon transcriptional regulator/uracil phosphoribosyltransferase PyrR — MSKKSKKIVILTEVELRKTISRLTCEIIEKVKKLDNLLLIGIPTRGIALTEVLEKELFSRTGLRVRKGTIDPTFYRDDQNRVGTRPIQAADIPTPIEKKEILLIDDVIYTGRTIRAAMDALYSWGRPQRVMLLVMVDRGHRELPIQPDFCGKKVPTSKIESIRLRLNNVDNEEGVFLE, encoded by the coding sequence ATGTCCAAGAAGTCAAAAAAGATTGTAATACTTACTGAAGTTGAACTTAGAAAAACTATTTCGCGTTTAACTTGCGAAATTATCGAAAAAGTAAAAAAACTGGATAACCTTCTATTGATTGGTATCCCAACAAGAGGAATTGCTCTTACCGAAGTGCTAGAAAAGGAATTATTCTCTAGAACAGGTTTAAGAGTTAGAAAAGGAACAATTGATCCAACTTTTTATAGAGATGACCAAAATAGAGTTGGAACTCGCCCAATACAAGCTGCTGATATTCCAACTCCTATTGAGAAAAAAGAAATTCTTTTAATAGATGATGTAATTTACACAGGTAGAACAATTAGAGCTGCAATGGATGCTTTATATTCATGGGGCAGACCTCAAAGGGTGATGTTATTAGTAATGGTAGATAGAGGTCATAGAGAATTACCCATTCAGCCAGATTTTTGTGGTAAAAAAGTGCCAACTAGTAAAATAGAAAGTATTCGTTTACGTTTAAATAATGTTGATAATGAAGAAGGAGTTTTTCTTGAATAG
- a CDS encoding EVE domain-containing protein yields MTEPNYWLMKSEPDAYSIDTLKNDGVTLWDGIRNYQARNFMRKMNKGDKIFFYHSNCKPPGIVGLMEVIDLNIVDPTQFDQDSKYFDPKSKPDNPRWDCVKVEYKFKSDKILSLPELKILFDEDELLVVKKGNRLSILPVRNDIAKILLEKI; encoded by the coding sequence ATGACTGAACCTAACTACTGGCTAATGAAAAGTGAGCCTGATGCTTACAGCATAGATACTTTAAAAAATGACGGTGTAACTTTATGGGATGGAATAAGAAATTATCAGGCTCGAAATTTTATGAGAAAAATGAATAAAGGAGATAAAATTTTTTTCTATCATTCGAATTGTAAACCCCCAGGTATTGTGGGACTTATGGAGGTAATAGATCTAAATATTGTTGATCCTACTCAATTTGATCAAGATTCAAAATATTTTGATCCAAAATCGAAACCTGATAATCCGAGATGGGATTGTGTAAAAGTAGAATATAAATTTAAATCAGATAAGATTTTAAGTTTACCTGAATTAAAGATTTTATTTGATGAGGATGAGTTATTAGTCGTAAAAAAAGGAAATAGGTTATCTATATTACCTGTCAGAAATGATATTGCAAAAATACTACTAGAAAAAATTTAA
- a CDS encoding restriction endonuclease subunit S → MWKTLKLEEIVDISIGKTPSRGNPKFWDKGKTTKNIWVSIADLTSSKGLFIDDSKEYISDEGAKLFKSVPSETLIMSFKLSIGKLAITKCKLRTNEAIAALRIKEENLVTNKYLFYFLSSINWVALAGRDIKVKGMTLNKAKLKEIPISFPPIEKQKIIVAKLDDTFAEIDNLVLSNSDQIKNAQLLNKLTLNSKIKDLPSSSYQKIGDVCSLVRGPFGGSLKKSIFVEKGFAIYEQAHPINNQCELFRYFINKDKFEEMRRFEVKPGDILMSCSGTLGKTTVVPSTAPRGIINQALLKITPSDLILSEYLQIIMESDFFQKLIWDISGGAAQTNVPAVKILKNIAIPIPTIREQEIFINWKETLDELKLAKLYQQKRNLFFNLKEAILLNAMRF, encoded by the coding sequence ATGTGGAAGACATTAAAGCTTGAAGAAATTGTTGATATTTCAATTGGGAAGACTCCTTCCCGAGGGAATCCAAAATTTTGGGATAAGGGTAAAACCACAAAAAACATATGGGTATCAATTGCAGATTTGACATCCTCTAAAGGATTATTTATTGACGATAGTAAAGAATACATAAGTGATGAAGGGGCAAAGCTTTTCAAATCAGTACCTTCAGAAACATTAATAATGAGTTTCAAACTATCAATAGGTAAATTGGCGATAACTAAATGTAAATTAAGAACTAATGAGGCAATAGCTGCATTGCGAATAAAAGAAGAAAATTTAGTTACAAACAAATATCTATTTTATTTCCTTTCCTCCATTAATTGGGTAGCTCTTGCAGGTAGAGATATCAAAGTTAAAGGCATGACCTTAAATAAGGCTAAGTTAAAAGAAATTCCAATTTCGTTTCCCCCAATTGAAAAACAAAAAATTATAGTAGCAAAACTTGATGATACTTTTGCTGAGATTGATAATTTAGTTCTTTCAAATTCTGATCAAATTAAAAATGCTCAGCTTTTAAACAAATTAACTCTAAACTCAAAAATTAAAGATTTGCCCTCTTCTTCATACCAGAAAATTGGAGATGTGTGTTCTCTCGTAAGAGGACCATTTGGAGGAAGTTTAAAAAAGTCTATTTTCGTAGAGAAAGGGTTTGCAATTTATGAACAAGCTCATCCAATAAATAATCAATGTGAACTCTTTAGATATTTTATCAATAAAGATAAATTTGAAGAGATGAGAAGATTCGAAGTTAAGCCTGGAGATATACTGATGAGTTGTTCTGGAACTTTAGGGAAGACAACTGTTGTTCCTTCAACTGCCCCTAGAGGGATAATTAATCAAGCCTTACTGAAAATTACTCCATCAGATTTAATTTTAAGTGAATATTTACAGATAATTATGGAGAGTGATTTCTTTCAAAAACTTATCTGGGATATTTCTGGCGGAGCGGCTCAGACTAACGTACCTGCAGTTAAAATCTTGAAAAATATAGCTATTCCAATACCAACAATTCGAGAACAAGAGATTTTTATCAACTGGAAAGAAACTTTAGATGAATTAAAGTTAGCTAAGCTTTACCAACAAAAACGAAACCTGTTTTTCAATTTAAAAGAAGCCATACTCTTAAATGCAATGCGATTTTAA
- a CDS encoding class I SAM-dependent DNA methyltransferase: MYEEAFKNIDDVFWKDAGCSSELDYIEQTSWILFLKYLDDYEEEKETAAILNGETYERIIDKEFRWKEWAYPKTFDGKLNYDIALTGNDLLEFVNKELFPHLAGFKQSAENPRSIDYKIGEIFSELRNKLQSGYSLRDVINKVNDLKFLSNKEKLELSSLYEDKIKNMGNAGRNGGEYYTPRPLIKSIVKVINPQIGETVYDGAVGSAGFLCEAFDWMSTSKELNAAEFQQLQNNTFFGKEKKSLAYVIGIMNMILHGVEAPNIVHKNTLAENLADVQEKERVDVILANPPFGGKERSEIQQNFPIKTSETAYLFLQHFIKMMKPGGRCGVVIKNTFLSNGDNASIALRKQLLEECNLFAVLDLPQGSFIGTGVKTVVLFFEKGKPTEQIWCYQLDVGRSMGKTNPLNEDDLIDFVKKFKTKEEAKNSWMVDIEKINSKTWDLTLKNPNIEEKIDNRSPQEIIDEIKILDLQADKALQKIKELL, encoded by the coding sequence ATGTATGAAGAAGCCTTCAAAAATATAGATGATGTCTTTTGGAAAGATGCTGGTTGCAGCAGTGAACTTGATTATATAGAGCAAACTAGTTGGATCCTATTTCTCAAATATCTAGATGATTATGAAGAGGAGAAAGAAACAGCAGCAATTTTAAATGGAGAAACTTACGAAAGAATTATTGATAAAGAATTTAGATGGAAAGAGTGGGCTTATCCAAAGACTTTTGATGGGAAACTTAATTACGATATTGCATTAACAGGAAATGACTTACTTGAGTTTGTTAATAAAGAGCTTTTCCCACATCTCGCTGGATTTAAACAAAGCGCAGAAAATCCAAGAAGTATTGACTACAAAATTGGCGAAATATTTTCTGAGTTAAGAAATAAATTGCAAAGTGGTTATTCGCTTAGAGATGTAATTAATAAAGTTAATGATCTGAAATTCCTTAGTAATAAAGAAAAGCTTGAATTGAGCAGTTTATATGAAGATAAGATCAAAAACATGGGTAATGCAGGACGCAATGGTGGTGAATATTACACACCGCGCCCACTTATAAAAAGCATAGTAAAAGTTATAAATCCTCAGATAGGTGAGACAGTTTATGACGGTGCTGTTGGAAGTGCAGGATTTTTATGTGAAGCCTTTGATTGGATGAGTACAAGTAAGGAATTGAATGCAGCAGAATTTCAGCAACTACAAAATAATACTTTCTTTGGAAAAGAGAAGAAAAGTCTAGCTTATGTAATTGGAATTATGAATATGATTCTTCATGGAGTAGAAGCACCCAATATTGTTCATAAAAATACTCTGGCTGAGAATCTTGCTGATGTTCAGGAAAAAGAAAGGGTGGATGTAATCCTTGCCAACCCTCCTTTCGGGGGGAAAGAACGTTCAGAAATACAACAAAATTTTCCTATTAAAACTTCAGAAACTGCTTACTTATTTTTGCAGCACTTTATAAAAATGATGAAGCCTGGTGGAAGATGCGGAGTAGTTATTAAAAACACCTTCCTAAGTAATGGTGACAATGCAAGCATTGCACTTCGCAAACAACTTCTTGAAGAGTGCAATCTTTTTGCTGTATTAGATTTACCACAGGGATCTTTTATTGGCACTGGTGTAAAGACAGTAGTACTTTTCTTCGAGAAAGGTAAACCTACTGAACAAATTTGGTGTTACCAACTTGATGTTGGCAGAAGTATGGGTAAAACTAATCCTTTAAATGAAGATGATTTAATAGATTTTGTTAAAAAGTTTAAGACTAAAGAAGAAGCTAAAAATAGCTGGATGGTGGATATTGAAAAAATTAATTCAAAGACTTGGGACTTAACTTTAAAGAATCCCAATATTGAAGAAAAAATCGATAATAGATCTCCACAAGAAATTATCGATGAAATTAAAATACTTGACTTGCAAGCAGATAAGGCTCTACAAAAAATTAAGGAATTATTGTGA
- the gpmI gene encoding 2,3-bisphosphoglycerate-independent phosphoglycerate mutase gives MSKISSKNIKSLSVPQSPVVLAILDGWGYRKEKSDNAIKSASTPIMDSLWHAYPHTLISASGSDVGLPDGQMGNSEVGHLTIGSGRIIQQELVRISNIVKNNQLGLVNELKEMAASLKKNNSTLHIMGLCSDGGVHSHIDHLLGLIQWASDNKLKKVAIHIITDGRDTPAKSASKYLNQIESCIKKYNVGEIASICGRYWIMDRNLLWDRTEKAYSNLTDPDIQVTNFSPKDYIEKSYAKNITDEFIEPIRMSENYLKDGDSLICFNFRPDRARQIVKSLSDNEFSDFERKNYPNLDFVTFTQYDPNFPVKVAFPPESLNNFIGQIVSENGLKQYRTAETEKYPHVTYFFNGGVEIPLPGEERHLIPSPRVATYDMKPEMSAEELTISCSKAIKSGNYAFVVINFANPDMVGHTGNMDATIKAIEKVDKCIGQIVNATGEMGGSIVITADHGNAEVMKGSEGEPWTAHTINKVPLILIEGEKRKIPNMGNEINLRENAGLADIAPTLLQLLNLPVPREMTGKSLIQEIELKGYNKVVQHV, from the coding sequence ATGTCAAAGATTAGCAGCAAAAATATAAAAAGTTTAAGTGTTCCTCAGAGCCCTGTAGTTCTTGCAATACTAGACGGATGGGGATATCGAAAAGAAAAATCAGATAATGCTATAAAAAGTGCCAGTACACCAATCATGGATTCATTGTGGCATGCTTACCCCCACACTCTTATAAGTGCTAGTGGATCTGATGTAGGCTTACCAGATGGTCAAATGGGCAATTCAGAGGTGGGGCACCTTACTATTGGTTCGGGAAGAATAATACAACAAGAACTCGTAAGGATTTCGAATATTGTAAAAAATAATCAATTAGGCTTGGTCAATGAGTTAAAAGAGATGGCTGCTTCATTAAAGAAAAATAATTCTACTTTACATATCATGGGATTATGTTCTGATGGAGGAGTTCATAGTCATATCGATCATTTATTAGGTTTAATACAATGGGCATCTGATAATAAACTTAAAAAAGTTGCAATCCATATTATTACTGATGGTAGAGATACTCCTGCAAAAAGTGCTTCAAAATATTTAAATCAAATAGAATCATGTATAAAAAAATATAACGTAGGCGAAATAGCTTCCATATGCGGAAGATACTGGATAATGGATAGAAATCTTTTATGGGATAGAACAGAAAAAGCATACTCTAATTTGACTGATCCAGATATTCAAGTAACAAATTTTTCTCCCAAGGATTACATAGAAAAAAGTTATGCCAAAAACATAACCGATGAATTTATAGAGCCCATACGAATGTCTGAAAACTATCTTAAAGATGGAGATAGTTTGATTTGCTTTAACTTTCGTCCAGACAGAGCAAGACAAATAGTCAAATCCCTTTCAGACAATGAATTCTCAGACTTTGAAAGAAAAAATTATCCAAATCTAGATTTTGTTACTTTTACTCAATATGATCCCAACTTTCCCGTTAAAGTTGCATTCCCTCCTGAATCACTCAATAATTTTATAGGCCAAATAGTTTCAGAAAACGGACTTAAACAATATAGAACCGCGGAAACTGAAAAATATCCTCACGTAACATACTTTTTCAATGGAGGAGTTGAAATACCCTTACCAGGAGAAGAGAGACATTTGATTCCATCTCCAAGAGTCGCAACCTATGATATGAAACCCGAAATGTCTGCTGAGGAATTAACTATTAGTTGCTCTAAAGCAATTAAAAGCGGGAATTATGCTTTTGTTGTAATCAATTTTGCCAATCCTGATATGGTTGGTCATACAGGCAACATGGATGCAACGATTAAAGCTATAGAAAAAGTAGATAAATGTATAGGTCAAATAGTGAATGCTACTGGAGAAATGGGCGGAAGCATTGTTATTACGGCCGATCATGGTAACGCAGAGGTAATGAAAGGATCTGAAGGAGAACCATGGACAGCACACACAATTAATAAAGTTCCATTAATTTTGATTGAAGGTGAAAAAAGAAAAATACCAAATATGGGAAACGAAATTAATTTAAGAGAAAACGCGGGCCTTGCAGATATTGCTCCCACTTTATTGCAATTATTAAATCTACCAGTACCAAGAGAAATGACAGGCAAATCGCTTATTCAAGAAATTGAGTTGAAGGGTTATAATAAGGTCGTTCAACACGTTTAA
- a CDS encoding DUF1818 family protein produces MVKDQKNWRLLKDFKKGKFCFLIGVNNWSIELQKSEFNSLYLLLLRINEQLLVIKDELMDEESITLELEQLPWFIHLEGKKNEWSLRFVFESQDQTRSFEMYWPIPIAQNLFYEIKNMWESMD; encoded by the coding sequence TTGGTAAAAGACCAAAAAAATTGGAGATTACTTAAAGATTTTAAAAAAGGCAAATTTTGCTTTTTGATTGGTGTAAATAATTGGTCAATCGAGTTACAAAAAAGTGAATTCAATTCACTGTATCTTCTACTCTTAAGAATTAATGAACAACTATTAGTTATCAAAGATGAACTAATGGATGAAGAATCTATTACTTTAGAATTAGAACAATTACCTTGGTTTATTCACTTAGAGGGGAAAAAAAATGAATGGAGTTTAAGGTTTGTTTTTGAAAGTCAAGACCAAACTAGATCCTTCGAAATGTATTGGCCGATACCAATAGCACAAAATTTATTTTATGAAATAAAAAACATGTGGGAATCAATGGATTAA
- a CDS encoding DNA-directed RNA polymerase subunit omega, with amino-acid sequence MNISNNAGVDSNDLAKRGESLIRKSTNRYLTTVKIAFRAKQRRFDDFDGLLEESTIKPVQRSIIELSDEQDQPDLLPG; translated from the coding sequence ATGAACATATCTAACAATGCAGGGGTTGATTCTAATGATCTTGCAAAGAGAGGTGAGAGCTTGATAAGAAAATCAACTAATAGATATTTAACTACAGTGAAAATTGCTTTCAGAGCAAAACAAAGACGTTTTGATGATTTTGATGGCTTATTAGAAGAATCAACTATTAAACCCGTTCAAAGGTCAATCATTGAACTTAGTGATGAGCAAGATCAACCAGATTTACTCCCAGGCTAA
- a CDS encoding Hsp70 family protein, which produces MEESLSGTLAIDLGNTNTVVAFQDQKDINSVLVEIPNITSSPGVIPSAVWFEEPSKITKIGVSALKMRDDSNSDLFFHSNFKRLIGNSIEKINQKNILNPNECGEKFFQILWANIPHKYEIKRLVLTAPIDTYKGYREWLVNLCEEISVDEIALVDEPTAASLGINVPFGSKIMTLDIGGSTVDMNIVKIEGGEGKSGPIAELLKFKGNDVSSISKQKIRCAEIIGKTGSKIGGKDIDQWIVDYFIPGSNYINNLSKAEKIKCKLSSSVIKYENKYPIKLFTEKNNESEFYLSKEIFEKILIENNFLNHLNSLLKDLLNQARGKFCTVEDLNAIVLVGGGTQIPLIKEWITKKIPKIQIKSPPPIESIALGALAMTPGVKIKDILNKGLSIRLFNKREQKHFWHPIFCKGQTWPTETPFKLILQASKNNQKIFEIIIGESQKERTYDVIFENGLPKLSEIQNEEEIIKWDKKPLKIVLKNKSNIGEDTLKLFFKITKNADLLVKCFDVKDEFFGEYNLGNIF; this is translated from the coding sequence ATGGAAGAAAGTTTATCTGGAACACTTGCTATAGATTTAGGGAACACTAATACTGTCGTTGCATTTCAAGATCAAAAAGATATAAATTCTGTTTTAGTTGAAATACCGAATATTACATCATCTCCGGGTGTTATTCCTTCAGCAGTTTGGTTTGAGGAACCTTCAAAGATTACAAAAATTGGTGTTAGTGCTCTAAAGATGAGGGATGACTCAAATTCTGATTTATTTTTTCATTCGAATTTTAAAAGATTAATTGGAAATTCTATTGAAAAAATTAACCAAAAAAATATTTTAAACCCTAATGAATGTGGCGAAAAATTTTTTCAAATTTTGTGGGCAAACATTCCGCACAAGTATGAGATCAAAAGACTTGTTTTAACTGCTCCCATTGATACATATAAGGGATACAGAGAATGGTTAGTTAACCTTTGCGAGGAAATATCTGTAGATGAAATAGCCCTTGTTGATGAGCCTACTGCGGCAAGTTTAGGAATAAATGTACCCTTTGGCTCAAAAATTATGACATTAGATATTGGAGGAAGTACAGTCGATATGAATATAGTCAAAATAGAGGGAGGAGAAGGAAAATCTGGTCCAATAGCTGAACTATTAAAATTTAAAGGTAATGATGTAAGCTCAATTTCAAAACAAAAAATAAGGTGTGCTGAAATAATTGGCAAAACAGGTTCAAAAATTGGTGGGAAAGATATTGATCAATGGATAGTTGATTATTTTATTCCAGGTAGTAATTATATTAATAATCTTTCTAAGGCAGAAAAAATAAAATGTAAACTCAGCTCATCTGTAATCAAATATGAAAATAAATATCCAATTAAATTATTTACTGAAAAAAATAACGAAAGTGAATTTTATCTTAGTAAAGAAATATTTGAGAAAATACTCATTGAAAATAATTTCCTTAATCACCTTAACTCTTTACTAAAAGATTTATTAAATCAAGCAAGAGGTAAATTTTGCACAGTTGAAGACTTAAATGCAATAGTCTTGGTTGGTGGAGGAACTCAAATACCACTAATTAAAGAATGGATAACAAAAAAAATTCCAAAAATTCAAATAAAGTCGCCACCCCCTATTGAATCAATAGCTTTGGGAGCTTTAGCAATGACCCCGGGAGTAAAAATTAAAGACATATTAAACAAAGGGTTATCTATAAGATTATTTAATAAAAGAGAGCAAAAACACTTTTGGCATCCTATTTTTTGCAAAGGACAAACATGGCCAACAGAAACACCCTTTAAACTGATACTTCAAGCCAGTAAAAACAATCAAAAAATATTCGAAATAATAATTGGAGAGTCACAAAAAGAAAGAACATATGATGTCATTTTTGAAAATGGATTACCTAAGTTATCAGAGATTCAAAATGAAGAAGAAATTATAAAATGGGACAAAAAACCACTCAAAATAGTTTTAAAAAATAAATCTAATATTGGAGAAGATACTTTAAAACTTTTTTTTAAAATTACGAAAAATGCTGATTTATTGGTTAAGTGTTTTGATGTTAAAGATGAATTTTTTGGAGAATATAATTTAGGAAATATCTTCTGA
- a CDS encoding DUF2811 domain-containing protein, whose amino-acid sequence MQELNYDENSKALNHKDDVISFKCELQENLQKAMKEFVEDHPNWDQYRILQAAIAGFLMQKGFQNRDLTRLYIGNMFSMNFKD is encoded by the coding sequence ATGCAAGAATTAAATTACGATGAAAATTCGAAAGCATTAAATCATAAAGATGATGTAATAAGTTTCAAATGTGAACTTCAAGAAAATCTTCAAAAGGCTATGAAAGAATTCGTTGAGGATCATCCTAACTGGGATCAATACAGAATACTACAAGCTGCCATAGCAGGATTTTTGATGCAAAAAGGATTTCAAAATAGGGATTTAACGAGACTTTATATTGGCAATATGTTTTCAATGAATTTTAAGGATTAA